The Allorhodopirellula heiligendammensis genome includes a window with the following:
- the ccsA gene encoding cytochrome c biogenesis protein produces MASASSPYTTDAAASKSRLHERGSIAHGVLAALGSLKMTVVLFALSLILVLVGTLAQDEMNMQEVKQRYFLSWVAPLHIDDFFPQAFYRHDKPIPGIIPYPGGALIGLLLMVNLIAAKITRFRVQASGGRLAAGLAFLAIGIGIAGIVVFMGHNDDGLQGTPPEWLGYERLWSLIMGMLAIAAVACGVAASSSRSVVVKRLGYVTAAVLAVAVIASISTGFRIGDPGLRIVWQLAKGLGAGLVMLVGCQLAFGKQGGNVLLHLGVGLLMVGQFAFGDRQTEQRLSLIEGQSTNTFVNLDEIELQLIHTEDGIQTVTAIPAARLQTAASSDAVLDDPALPMKIRVEQFFENSTLAKPDDSNPATTGLGLDYAAVKRDKSGGAKMETNIPAAYIELLDPESDASLGTYFVTLMLNDQAMLMPDGTNSDELDSVTVDGVTYEIGLRMHREVKPYWVQLDDVQRINWSNSDTPRDYSSFIRIVDNETGEDRKERVWMNNPLRYRGETFYQSSYSPLPGGKEMTGLQVVRNSGWLIPYVACSITALGMLVHFWGTLTRFIARRRRETNNLVDAPLQPDPFGRFSEEELSGNLSETRSGAAPVDPMDPVDPVSAAETTPSNWPVALWISAVVLFTVYLLLPASSLQNFRRPSERDTSFDFVEAGKIPVQYGGRVMPLDAYARQTLKSMTNKESLPIKGTPAKLQDRVETRKMSAVQWLMEVAADREEVRRLPMFRIDASEVLSELGLDRHESKLYSLNDIGENPERLNRFTELVREAGEKEPRDRDFKEKKLIELDLRTRQYTLAAASFRLPIPDAIPEEFFPEGTSEQTRQLFALQRLQDRMESLSSMNAPTLIPPSAEQSVSTVNQPRWKAFAPAFFDMAKNGLDEDQAPAGILSFSEMIRAYGNDDPADFNAAVDEHLGAVQSYPIIGYDTTAVALERWLGGADPTSVAIMIYLVAFVLGLIAMAIDSPRLNTAVWGTVVVAFVVHTIVIGSRIYITGRAPVINLYSSAIFVGWAAALFGLVIERIFRYGTGNLLASLVGFITLQVAGYLTVVGSAETMGVLQAVLDTQFWLSTHVITVALGYVATLVAGMLGIGYVVSEWVGASDRAKRDLYRVVYGASCFGILFSFIGTVLGGLWADDSWGRFWGWDPKENGALLIVIWNALMLHARWDGMVKARGFAILAIGGNIITAWSWFGTNELGIGLHSYGFTEGILQALAIFFAVQIAFIIAGIFVPIIAKRFSPNANGPSTP; encoded by the coding sequence ATGGCTTCTGCTAGCTCACCCTACACCACCGACGCGGCCGCATCGAAATCGCGGCTGCACGAACGTGGCTCCATTGCTCACGGAGTGCTCGCTGCTCTCGGTTCACTGAAGATGACGGTGGTGCTGTTTGCCCTTTCACTGATCCTCGTCTTGGTTGGGACGCTCGCGCAAGATGAAATGAACATGCAGGAGGTGAAACAGCGATATTTCCTGTCCTGGGTCGCGCCGCTGCATATCGACGACTTCTTTCCTCAAGCGTTCTACCGACATGACAAGCCGATTCCGGGCATCATCCCCTACCCAGGCGGTGCCCTGATTGGGCTGTTGCTAATGGTGAACTTGATTGCCGCTAAAATCACACGCTTTCGGGTCCAGGCCAGTGGCGGGCGTTTGGCCGCGGGGCTCGCATTTTTAGCAATCGGTATCGGGATCGCTGGCATCGTTGTGTTCATGGGGCATAACGACGACGGCTTGCAGGGCACACCCCCGGAGTGGCTCGGGTACGAGCGTCTCTGGTCGTTAATCATGGGGATGCTCGCGATCGCTGCAGTTGCCTGTGGGGTGGCCGCCTCGAGCAGCCGGTCGGTTGTTGTCAAGCGACTCGGTTATGTCACCGCGGCAGTACTCGCCGTTGCGGTGATCGCATCGATCTCGACGGGCTTTCGTATTGGAGATCCAGGCCTGCGAATTGTCTGGCAGTTAGCCAAGGGGCTCGGTGCGGGCTTGGTAATGTTGGTGGGATGTCAACTCGCCTTCGGTAAACAGGGCGGTAACGTTCTGTTGCACCTGGGTGTAGGTCTTTTGATGGTCGGCCAGTTCGCGTTTGGTGATCGGCAGACCGAACAACGATTGAGTTTGATCGAGGGGCAATCGACCAACACATTCGTCAATCTTGATGAGATCGAACTGCAATTGATTCACACCGAGGACGGTATCCAAACCGTCACGGCGATTCCTGCAGCGAGATTGCAAACAGCCGCGAGCAGCGATGCCGTGCTCGACGATCCCGCACTGCCAATGAAAATACGTGTGGAGCAGTTTTTCGAAAACTCGACACTGGCCAAGCCCGACGATTCAAATCCAGCGACCACGGGGCTCGGATTGGATTACGCGGCAGTCAAACGGGACAAGTCGGGTGGTGCCAAGATGGAAACGAATATTCCGGCAGCATACATCGAATTGCTCGATCCAGAGAGTGACGCCTCACTGGGAACGTATTTCGTGACGCTGATGCTCAACGATCAAGCCATGCTGATGCCAGACGGTACAAATTCGGACGAACTGGATTCGGTCACCGTCGACGGAGTAACCTACGAGATCGGCTTGCGGATGCACCGGGAGGTCAAACCCTACTGGGTACAACTCGATGACGTCCAGCGGATCAATTGGAGCAACTCGGACACGCCGCGAGATTACTCTTCGTTCATACGCATCGTCGACAACGAGACCGGCGAGGATCGCAAGGAACGCGTATGGATGAACAACCCGCTGCGATATCGCGGTGAGACATTTTATCAATCGAGCTATTCGCCATTGCCAGGCGGCAAGGAAATGACGGGGCTCCAAGTCGTCCGTAACTCGGGATGGTTGATTCCCTATGTCGCCTGCAGCATCACAGCGTTGGGCATGCTGGTGCACTTTTGGGGCACGCTGACGCGGTTCATTGCCCGTCGCCGTCGTGAGACCAATAACCTCGTCGATGCCCCGCTGCAGCCCGATCCATTCGGTCGGTTTAGTGAAGAGGAACTGTCGGGCAACTTGTCCGAAACCCGCTCCGGAGCGGCGCCCGTGGATCCGATGGATCCCGTGGACCCGGTCTCGGCGGCAGAAACGACACCTTCGAATTGGCCGGTCGCACTGTGGATTTCCGCCGTCGTGTTGTTCACCGTTTATCTGTTGTTGCCTGCCTCGTCGCTGCAAAACTTTCGTCGACCGTCCGAACGGGATACCTCGTTTGATTTCGTGGAAGCTGGGAAAATCCCGGTTCAGTACGGCGGGCGTGTGATGCCCTTGGACGCCTATGCACGGCAGACGCTCAAGTCGATGACGAACAAGGAATCTCTGCCAATCAAGGGAACCCCCGCCAAGCTCCAGGACCGTGTAGAAACACGCAAGATGTCCGCGGTGCAGTGGTTGATGGAAGTCGCCGCCGACCGCGAAGAAGTTCGCCGTTTGCCGATGTTTCGGATCGACGCGAGCGAGGTGTTGTCCGAACTTGGCTTGGATCGACATGAGAGCAAACTGTATTCGCTCAATGATATCGGCGAGAACCCCGAACGGCTCAATAGGTTTACCGAGTTGGTGAGGGAGGCCGGTGAAAAGGAGCCCCGAGATCGAGACTTTAAAGAGAAGAAGCTGATTGAGCTGGATCTGCGAACGCGTCAGTACACTCTCGCGGCTGCCTCGTTTCGACTGCCGATCCCCGATGCGATTCCGGAGGAGTTTTTCCCCGAAGGGACGAGCGAGCAGACCCGCCAGCTCTTTGCTCTGCAACGGCTGCAGGATCGCATGGAGAGTCTGTCGAGCATGAACGCGCCCACGCTGATTCCTCCGTCAGCGGAGCAATCCGTGTCGACAGTGAATCAACCGCGATGGAAAGCGTTTGCACCTGCGTTTTTTGACATGGCTAAGAATGGGCTCGACGAAGATCAAGCACCCGCGGGAATTCTCTCCTTCAGCGAGATGATTCGAGCCTACGGTAACGACGACCCCGCCGACTTCAATGCCGCTGTGGATGAGCATCTCGGTGCGGTGCAGTCCTACCCGATCATTGGTTATGACACGACCGCTGTGGCGCTCGAGCGGTGGCTCGGCGGTGCCGATCCCACGTCGGTCGCAATCATGATCTACCTCGTCGCCTTCGTGCTGGGCCTGATCGCAATGGCGATTGACTCTCCACGACTGAACACGGCGGTATGGGGAACAGTCGTGGTGGCCTTCGTCGTGCACACGATCGTAATTGGATCACGTATCTACATCACGGGCCGTGCACCTGTAATCAATCTTTATTCTTCCGCGATCTTTGTCGGTTGGGCGGCCGCTCTGTTCGGCTTGGTGATCGAACGAATCTTCCGCTACGGTACGGGTAACCTGCTGGCCTCGTTAGTGGGCTTCATCACCCTGCAGGTCGCCGGTTACCTAACGGTTGTCGGCTCAGCGGAAACGATGGGTGTACTGCAGGCGGTGCTCGACACCCAGTTCTGGTTGTCCACACATGTGATCACCGTGGCACTCGGTTATGTCGCGACCTTGGTCGCGGGCATGCTGGGGATCGGTTACGTCGTTTCCGAATGGGTGGGTGCGAGCGATCGTGCGAAGCGAGATTTGTACCGCGTGGTTTATGGGGCATCCTGTTTTGGGATCCTGTTCAGCTTTATAGGCACGGTGCTTGGTGGCCTATGGGCAGACGATTCCTGGGGCCGCTTCTGGGGCTGGGATCCGAAAGAGAACGGCGCCCTATTGATCGTGATTTGGAATGCGTTGATGTTGCACGCACGCTGGGACGGAATGGTCAAAGCGAGAGGGTTTGCAATACTCGCCATTGGTGGCAATATCATCACCGCGTGGAGCTGGTTCGGTACCAATGAGCTCGGCATCGGACTGCACAGCTACGGCTTCACCGAAGGCATTTTGCAAGCACTCGCGATCTTCTTCGCGGTGCAGATCGCATTCATCATCGCCGGGATTTTCGTCCCGATCATCGCCAAGAGGTTTTCTCCCAATGCCAACGGTCCCAGCACACCGTGA
- a CDS encoding lipase produces the protein MQDICNMLRTSIRRFFRFSLGMTALGICAFTSCRAIGQNESETVARKFNVALPTAGGAQLWTDLEVRGGYRVQRNALTGHCRILDSNNVRRGWGSETDSLELLDELCPEIPEPPAKPIVILMHGLMRTDGSMKSLENALRADGYEQVIRFGYASTRSSLSASAASLNRVLAGQHPDAEFCIVGHSMGNIVTRHLIGDLQRDGDPNGILPRCRAMVMLGPPNQGAAIARRLGPTGVFGWVAGPGAMELGPRWADVQANLATPPFPFAIVAGKFDSGPLRNPLVDGESDFVVSLEEAQLEGAEIVHHVPVLHSFLMNDEEVQQWTIDYLDEH, from the coding sequence ATGCAAGACATCTGCAATATGTTGCGAACCTCCATCCGCCGATTCTTCAGGTTTAGCCTCGGCATGACTGCTCTGGGAATTTGCGCATTTACGTCGTGCCGAGCGATTGGACAGAATGAAAGCGAAACCGTGGCGAGAAAATTCAATGTCGCCCTGCCAACTGCAGGGGGGGCACAATTGTGGACGGACTTGGAGGTTCGAGGCGGATACCGTGTTCAACGCAACGCCCTGACCGGACACTGCCGGATTCTGGACTCCAATAATGTGCGGCGTGGGTGGGGCAGCGAGACAGACTCACTCGAGCTCCTCGATGAACTTTGTCCGGAGATTCCTGAACCTCCGGCCAAGCCGATCGTCATACTCATGCACGGATTGATGCGGACCGATGGATCGATGAAGTCGCTTGAGAACGCCTTGCGCGCGGATGGATACGAGCAGGTCATTCGCTTTGGATACGCCAGCACGCGATCGAGTTTGTCCGCGTCCGCTGCCTCGCTAAACCGGGTACTCGCGGGCCAGCATCCCGATGCCGAGTTCTGTATTGTCGGTCACAGCATGGGAAACATTGTCACGCGGCACCTGATCGGCGATCTGCAGAGGGACGGCGATCCCAACGGAATTCTGCCGCGGTGCCGTGCGATGGTCATGCTAGGTCCACCCAATCAAGGTGCTGCAATCGCCCGCCGATTGGGACCAACCGGTGTGTTTGGATGGGTGGCGGGTCCGGGCGCGATGGAATTGGGGCCGCGATGGGCCGACGTGCAGGCCAACCTCGCGACACCTCCATTTCCGTTTGCGATCGTGGCTGGCAAATTCGATTCAGGACCGCTCCGCAATCCACTTGTTGATGGCGAGAGCGATTTTGTGGTCAGTTTGGAAGAGGCCCAACTCGAGGGTGCCGAGATCGTGCATCATGTTCCGGTGCTGCATTCGTTTCTGATGAATGACGAAGAGGTGCAGCAGTGGACGATCGATTATTTAGACGAGCATTAA
- the arfB gene encoding alternative ribosome rescue aminoacyl-tRNA hydrolase ArfB, which produces MSDLSVTKRFKIPDSDLRWSASRSSGPGGQNVNKVNSKVTLRWTPVAQPGFDDSWRHRFMSRFSTRINREGELVLHSEKTRDQNRNLADARARLVGMLLECRLPPKTRTPTRPTLGSKKRRIEGKRRLSDKKRLRGRPQRDD; this is translated from the coding sequence ATGTCTGATTTGAGTGTGACGAAACGTTTCAAGATTCCCGATAGTGATCTTCGCTGGTCGGCGAGCCGAAGCAGCGGCCCGGGTGGGCAGAACGTGAACAAGGTGAACTCCAAAGTGACGCTGCGTTGGACACCAGTGGCTCAGCCGGGTTTCGACGATAGTTGGCGGCATCGCTTTATGTCGCGTTTTTCCACTCGGATCAATCGGGAAGGGGAATTGGTGCTGCACAGCGAGAAGACGCGAGATCAAAACCGCAATCTCGCTGACGCCCGTGCTCGCTTGGTGGGGATGCTGTTGGAGTGTCGTTTACCACCGAAAACCCGCACTCCCACCCGGCCGACTTTGGGTAGTAAAAAGCGACGAATCGAAGGGAAACGCCGTCTATCTGATAAAAAACGACTGCGTGGCCGCCCCCAACGCGACGATTGA
- a CDS encoding UvrB/UvrC motif-containing protein — MKRSRHLDDLLKQWAFDPATLNVRMVKGKDERDVLQMRVELGVLQLETTGRPDGEMVSGSDTYLEHLNLCRLNEPDYELSEHDCNEIDREFMQFYHRRICWLRLQFYHRAVMDADHTLRLMDVCEDLSDDPDWSASHEQYRPFVLFHRTQAEALGELEENTPEEAIQAINRGLETLREFFVKHDAEEHFDEDELIVRLIDLRESLRTEYSVGQTLRERLDQAVEHEHYELAAKLRDELTRRETH; from the coding sequence ATGAAACGCTCGCGGCACTTGGACGACCTGCTCAAACAATGGGCATTCGACCCGGCGACATTGAACGTGCGCATGGTGAAAGGTAAGGATGAGCGAGACGTGCTGCAAATGCGGGTGGAATTGGGTGTCCTCCAACTCGAGACGACCGGTCGGCCTGACGGTGAGATGGTCAGTGGCTCGGACACCTATCTCGAACATTTGAATTTGTGCCGACTCAACGAGCCCGACTATGAATTGAGCGAGCACGACTGCAATGAGATTGATCGCGAGTTCATGCAGTTTTATCACCGTCGGATCTGCTGGTTGCGGTTGCAGTTCTACCATCGAGCGGTGATGGACGCCGATCACACGCTGCGGCTGATGGATGTGTGCGAAGACCTATCGGACGATCCGGATTGGTCGGCTTCGCACGAGCAATACCGACCCTTCGTGCTGTTTCATCGCACCCAGGCCGAAGCCCTGGGCGAACTTGAAGAGAACACACCCGAGGAGGCGATTCAGGCAATCAATCGCGGACTCGAAACGCTGCGTGAGTTTTTTGTCAAACACGATGCGGAAGAGCACTTTGACGAAGACGAATTGATTGTCCGTTTGATCGATCTGCGGGAATCATTGCGGACAGAATACTCCGTCGGACAGACCTTGCGAGAACGGCTCGATCAAGCCGTTGAGCACGAACACTACGAGTTGGCTGCGAAGCTGCGTGATGAATTGACGCGACGCGAAACGCACTGA
- a CDS encoding sensor histidine kinase, whose product MRFISSAPLGSASWLLRLRSFASLGQLITILLAGPLTATPLPIVPLLLFVALTACTNFAYGWWLMRWEQPSSSDETSVIPLRVAFALMALDLVTLTAMLFLSGGADNPFCFFYFVNLAVGGVMLERSAAWTLTNLAVMGYVFLLVHSWPVKGLSVRTIDPPLILFGDLGMRDLASLIAFIACATVITFFVTRTSRQLRNRDEDLRRSQAERADAMRLEGLTTLAAGAAHELATPLSAIDVACRELTRHLETVDKPSSIDDDLRLIDGQLLMCRQILSRMRTAAGDAVADQWNRTTLGDLIDTTLEGIRDPHRVEILEPIDPWTPEPDLTGVADADATTGDSDTPAWERQPLWLPEEAVAQAIRNLLHNALDASEGDQSVTMQAARVGKELSLIVVDRGQGMSTDVLDRAGDPFFTTKEPGRGIGLGLFLTRNVITRMDGRLQFQSVPGKGTTATVVLPLVPRP is encoded by the coding sequence ATGAGGTTCATCTCATCGGCCCCGTTAGGATCGGCTTCCTGGTTGTTGCGGCTCCGCTCGTTCGCGAGCCTCGGTCAGCTCATTACCATTCTGCTGGCAGGTCCACTGACGGCGACGCCGTTGCCGATCGTGCCTCTGCTACTGTTCGTTGCCCTCACCGCATGCACCAATTTTGCGTACGGCTGGTGGTTGATGCGCTGGGAGCAACCGTCGTCGTCCGATGAAACCAGTGTGATACCACTTCGCGTGGCGTTCGCGTTGATGGCACTCGACCTGGTGACGCTGACAGCGATGCTCTTCCTCAGTGGCGGCGCCGACAATCCATTCTGTTTTTTTTACTTTGTCAATCTCGCGGTCGGTGGCGTGATGCTGGAGAGGTCTGCCGCATGGACGCTGACGAACTTGGCGGTCATGGGCTACGTTTTCCTCCTGGTGCATTCGTGGCCTGTGAAAGGCCTGAGTGTACGTACGATCGATCCCCCGCTGATCTTGTTTGGTGACCTGGGAATGCGAGACCTCGCATCGCTCATCGCTTTCATTGCATGTGCTACAGTGATCACGTTTTTCGTCACCCGAACATCTCGCCAGCTTCGCAATCGCGACGAGGACCTGCGACGCAGTCAGGCCGAGCGTGCCGACGCGATGCGATTGGAAGGCCTGACGACATTGGCTGCCGGTGCGGCCCATGAGCTGGCGACGCCCCTTTCGGCGATCGACGTTGCCTGCCGGGAACTAACACGGCATCTGGAGACCGTCGACAAACCCTCATCGATTGATGACGACTTGCGACTCATCGACGGACAGCTGTTAATGTGCCGGCAAATCCTTTCGCGGATGCGCACCGCGGCTGGCGACGCGGTCGCCGACCAGTGGAACCGTACTACGTTGGGCGACTTGATCGACACCACACTCGAAGGGATACGTGATCCACACCGTGTCGAGATCCTCGAACCGATTGACCCCTGGACGCCTGAACCCGATTTGACGGGTGTGGCCGATGCCGACGCGACCACCGGAGACAGCGACACGCCGGCATGGGAGCGGCAACCTCTATGGTTACCTGAGGAAGCGGTTGCTCAGGCCATTCGAAATCTGCTACACAACGCGCTCGACGCGAGCGAGGGCGATCAATCCGTAACCATGCAGGCAGCCCGGGTAGGGAAAGAGCTCTCGTTGATCGTGGTTGACCGCGGCCAAGGCATGTCAACGGACGTCCTTGATCGCGCTGGCGATCCGTTCTTCACCACGAAAGAACCGGGGCGAGGCATTGGCTTGGGGCTATTTCTGACCCGCAACGTGATCACAAGAATGGATGGTCGCCTGCAATTCCAAAGCGTTCCAGGCAAGGGGACCACGGCAACAGTCGTCTTACCGTTGGTACCGCGACCGTAA